The genomic interval TTCTTTTCCCGCAATTTTTACCTTTGCAAGGTATACATTTGTTGAGGCGCCACGTGTTAACAATATAACTTCAGAATTCGGTATCTGTTTAATTGCTTCATCTATTAATTTTTCAGAAGGTACATCAGAGTTCAGTGTAACAGTTAGTGGATATACATTTTCAGGGCTTTCCCACATTGCATTCGGACCGAGGACATTGAATTTTGATTTTATATTCCAGTATGCTGAATCCAGTGCATTGTTTGCCCTTGCTATTTTTTCATTGAGTTCTGTAACCTCATTAAATACAATTAAAGCTTCAAAGGTATTGCTCACACCATTTTTCGTTGAAAGGAAGAATTTGATATCGCTAAAATCATTGTTTTCTTTTATCTGGCTGAGTATTTGATCTGCTGGAACATCAGCCTGTACTGTTATATTCAATGGATAGGTATAGCTTCCATTTTTCGTGCGGAATTCTGTGATTACACTGTTGCCAAGTATCTCTGAATTGGGCAGGTAAATTATATTATTATCCTTTGTAAGCATCTGTGAAAATAGTGTTTTAACATCAATTATTTTTCCGGTGGTTTCTATGCTCCATACCCATGAATTTACAGATATAACTTCACCGTATTTTATCGTGTTTGTAGATGTGGCGAATATGCTTGATAATAGATTGGAAGCAACCGTCTGTACCGCAAGCCCAAGGACAACACCGCCAATAGCACTACCGGCCAGTATGCCTGTTACACTTATATGAAAAGCACTCATTACAAGTGCCAGTATAATAATATAAAATACTATTCTTATAATCAATGATACCCCGTATAATGACCTGTTTGTCTTTATCAAAGCTTCTTTCAGGTATTTCAGGAAAGACCCCACTACCAGAAATCCTATTATAAGTATTATAACTGCATGTACAGCTTCAACGATAAATGGTTGATAACTTTTATACTGTGGCAGAAATTTGTTAATTACTATATCAATAGCAAAACCTGCGAGAAGGGCAAGTACTATTCCTATTATTACTTCCACAACTATTTTCAGTACCTCATTCCGCATTTTACCTAGTTTATGTTTGTCTATTGCCATTATATATCATCCATACCTATTCTGCTGAATCCTGTATAGGGTACAAGTACATCCGGAACCTTAATATAATCATCTTCCTGGAAATTTTCCATTATTGCCACAAGTACCCTTTCAGTTGCTATTGCTGTGCTATTTAATGTATGGGCAAATTTATTTCCGTCCTTTGCCCTGTAACGGATATTTAAAGACCTCGCCTGGTAATCCGTGTCATTTGAAGCCGATACCACCTCCCTGAATTTTCCCTGTGAAGGGTACCATACCTCTATGTCATACTTTTTTGCAGCCAAACTCCCGAGGTCGCCGGAGCATATGTTTACTATCCTATATGGCAAGCCAAGACTTTTGTATATATCTTCAGAATTCTTTACAAGCTCATCAAAAAAGTCCCATGACTCTTCCGGGCGGCAATAGATAAACTGTTCTATCTTGTTGAACTGGTGTACCCTGAATATTCCCTTTGTGTCACGCCCATGGGCTCCTGCCTCCCTTCTGAAGCATGGAGAAACGCCGCTTACCCTCAGTGGCAACTCTGATTCTTCCAGTATCTCTCCTGATAGCATGGAAGCAAGAGGGTGTTCAGCAGTGGCTATAAGGTAAAGGTCATCGCCTTCTATTTTATACAGGGACTCCTTAAATGTTTCTATGTCTGTGGCCCCGGACATGGATGCGTAATTAATCATAAAAGGTGGCTCCATAACGGTAAAATTTCTCTGTGACAGGAAATCTACTCCATAATTTATGAGTGCCAGTTCAAGCTTAAACAATCTATTTTTTAGAAAATAAAATCTGGAGCCGGCAATTTTGCCTGCCCTTTCGATATCTGCCAGATTATATTTTTCCATTAATGTTTGATGGTCAACCGGCTTTTTATCAATTACCGTATAATCCTTTGAATTGCCGCTGCCTTCCCTGAAATTTTCGATATCATCTTTAAAAACCCTTGCATTTCCGACATATCTGACAAGCTTGCTATTTTCATCTCCCTTGCATATTGGAACATCTTCCGCAAGCAGGTTGGGTATTAACCTTGCTAATTCATTTCTCTTTGATTCTATATCATTCTGCTCCTCTTCCAGGAGGCTAATTTTTTTGTTTATCTTCTCAACTTCTAATTTTAGGTTGTCAATATTTTCCCCTTTTTTAACAAGTGAAGAAATATCAGCGGTGATAAT from Ferroplasma acidiphilum carries:
- the serS gene encoding serine--tRNA ligase, with the protein product MIDIKLLRSDKERFYNSCRARGFDLNILDEFFSLDLKWRENLKILNTYKHDKNIITADISSLVKKGENIDNLKLEVEKINKKISLLEEEQNDIESKRNELARLIPNLLAEDVPICKGDENSKLVRYVGNARVFKDDIENFREGSGNSKDYTVIDKKPVDHQTLMEKYNLADIERAGKIAGSRFYFLKNRLFKLELALINYGVDFLSQRNFTVMEPPFMINYASMSGATDIETFKESLYKIEGDDLYLIATAEHPLASMLSGEILEESELPLRVSGVSPCFRREAGAHGRDTKGIFRVHQFNKIEQFIYCRPEESWDFFDELVKNSEDIYKSLGLPYRIVNICSGDLGSLAAKKYDIEVWYPSQGKFREVVSASNDTDYQARSLNIRYRAKDGNKFAHTLNSTAIATERVLVAIMENFQEDDYIKVPDVLVPYTGFSRIGMDDI
- a CDS encoding mechanosensitive ion channel family protein, encoding MAIDKHKLGKMRNEVLKIVVEVIIGIVLALLAGFAIDIVINKFLPQYKSYQPFIVEAVHAVIILIIGFLVVGSFLKYLKEALIKTNRSLYGVSLIIRIVFYIIILALVMSAFHISVTGILAGSAIGGVVLGLAVQTVASNLLSSIFATSTNTIKYGEVISVNSWVWSIETTGKIIDVKTLFSQMLTKDNNIIYLPNSEILGNSVITEFRTKNGSYTYPLNITVQADVPADQILSQIKENNDFSDIKFFLSTKNGVSNTFEALIVFNEVTELNEKIARANNALDSAYWNIKSKFNVLGPNAMWESPENVYPLTVTLNSDVPSEKLIDEAIKQIPNSEVILLTRGASTNVYLAKVKIAGKEVDKVINDTNLSFERIYNKLKADNDNTHKDDTKKQ